From Medicago truncatula cultivar Jemalong A17 chromosome 7, MtrunA17r5.0-ANR, whole genome shotgun sequence, a single genomic window includes:
- the LOC11432172 gene encoding probable purine permease 11 isoform X1: MTDNEEPMIIAGTINELPFNKYKRWQWWFLVGLSIMFLIVGQSAAVILGRFYYDQGGNSTWMATLVQTIAFPVLLIPLFTIPSSSSEVSASYVPPSIKLIALIYFVLGIMIAADNMMYSQGLLYLSASTYALICASQLAFNAIFSYFINSQKFTALIVNSTVVLTLSSSLLAVNEDSDTPSGIPKGKYVVGFLCTLGASALYSLLLSLMQLTFEKVLKKETFSVVLEMQIYTSLVATCASTIGLFASGEWHSLHEEMKSFQKGEVAYLMTLVWTAIAWQVCSVGVVGLIFLVSSLYSNVISTVSLAITPIAAVIVFHDKMNGVKIISMLMALWGFASYIYQNYLDDLKARRAQAGTSKPHNESPC, encoded by the exons ATGACAG ATAATGAAGAACCGATGATCATAGCCGGAACAATTAATGAACTACCGTTTAACAAATACAAGCGATGGCAATGGTGGTTTCTGGTGGGACTCAGCATAATGTTTCTCATCGTTGGACAATCTGCTGCAGTTATCCTTGGAAGGTTTTACTATGATCAAGGTGGAAATAGTACATGGATGGCTACTTTAGTCCAAACTATTGCCTTCCCAGTCTTGCTCATTCCGTTATTCAcaattccttcttcttcttcagaggTTTCAGCTTCTTATGTTCCTCCTTCCATCAAACTCATCGCTTTGATATATTTTGTTCTTGGAATCATGATTGCTGCTGACAATATGATGTATTCACAAGGACTTTTGTACCTCTCTGCTTCTACCTATGCACTGATTTGTGCATCTCAATTAGCTTTCAATGCAATTTTCTCATACTTTATCAACTCTCAAAAGTTCACTGCTTTGATTGTAAACTCGACCGTGGTTCTCACTTTATCTTCTTCACTTCTTGCTGTCAATGAAGATTCGGACACACCTTCTGGTATCCCGAAGGGAAAATACGTTGTTGGTTTCCTTTGTACACTTGGAGCTTCTGCACTTTACTCTCTTTTGCTTTCCCTCATGCAATTGACCTTTGAGAAGGTTCTGAAAAAGGAAACATTTTCTGTTGTTTTGGAAATGCAAATCTATACTTCACTTGTTGCCACTTGCGCATCCACAATAGGCCTATTTGCGAGTGGTGAATGGCATAGTTTGCACGAAGAAATGAAGAGTTTTCAGAAAGGAGAAGTTGCTTATTTAATGACATTGGTTTGGACAGCAATAGCATGGCAGGTTTGTTCTGTTGGTGTGGTTGGCTTGATTTTCTTGGTGTCTTCTCTCTACTCTAATGTTATCAGCACTGTGTCTTTGGCTATTACTCCTATTGCGGCTGTTATAGTTTTTCATGATAAGATGAATGGGGTGAAGATAATTTCTATGCTTATGGCTTTATGGGGTTTTGCTTCCTACATCTATCAAAATTATCTCGATGATTTAAAGGCAAGACGCGCACAAGCTGGCACTTCTAAGCCTCACAATGAATCTCCATGTTGA
- the LOC11432172 gene encoding probable purine permease 11 isoform X2: MIIAGTINELPFNKYKRWQWWFLVGLSIMFLIVGQSAAVILGRFYYDQGGNSTWMATLVQTIAFPVLLIPLFTIPSSSSEVSASYVPPSIKLIALIYFVLGIMIAADNMMYSQGLLYLSASTYALICASQLAFNAIFSYFINSQKFTALIVNSTVVLTLSSSLLAVNEDSDTPSGIPKGKYVVGFLCTLGASALYSLLLSLMQLTFEKVLKKETFSVVLEMQIYTSLVATCASTIGLFASGEWHSLHEEMKSFQKGEVAYLMTLVWTAIAWQVCSVGVVGLIFLVSSLYSNVISTVSLAITPIAAVIVFHDKMNGVKIISMLMALWGFASYIYQNYLDDLKARRAQAGTSKPHNESPC; the protein is encoded by the coding sequence ATGATCATAGCCGGAACAATTAATGAACTACCGTTTAACAAATACAAGCGATGGCAATGGTGGTTTCTGGTGGGACTCAGCATAATGTTTCTCATCGTTGGACAATCTGCTGCAGTTATCCTTGGAAGGTTTTACTATGATCAAGGTGGAAATAGTACATGGATGGCTACTTTAGTCCAAACTATTGCCTTCCCAGTCTTGCTCATTCCGTTATTCAcaattccttcttcttcttcagaggTTTCAGCTTCTTATGTTCCTCCTTCCATCAAACTCATCGCTTTGATATATTTTGTTCTTGGAATCATGATTGCTGCTGACAATATGATGTATTCACAAGGACTTTTGTACCTCTCTGCTTCTACCTATGCACTGATTTGTGCATCTCAATTAGCTTTCAATGCAATTTTCTCATACTTTATCAACTCTCAAAAGTTCACTGCTTTGATTGTAAACTCGACCGTGGTTCTCACTTTATCTTCTTCACTTCTTGCTGTCAATGAAGATTCGGACACACCTTCTGGTATCCCGAAGGGAAAATACGTTGTTGGTTTCCTTTGTACACTTGGAGCTTCTGCACTTTACTCTCTTTTGCTTTCCCTCATGCAATTGACCTTTGAGAAGGTTCTGAAAAAGGAAACATTTTCTGTTGTTTTGGAAATGCAAATCTATACTTCACTTGTTGCCACTTGCGCATCCACAATAGGCCTATTTGCGAGTGGTGAATGGCATAGTTTGCACGAAGAAATGAAGAGTTTTCAGAAAGGAGAAGTTGCTTATTTAATGACATTGGTTTGGACAGCAATAGCATGGCAGGTTTGTTCTGTTGGTGTGGTTGGCTTGATTTTCTTGGTGTCTTCTCTCTACTCTAATGTTATCAGCACTGTGTCTTTGGCTATTACTCCTATTGCGGCTGTTATAGTTTTTCATGATAAGATGAATGGGGTGAAGATAATTTCTATGCTTATGGCTTTATGGGGTTTTGCTTCCTACATCTATCAAAATTATCTCGATGATTTAAAGGCAAGACGCGCACAAGCTGGCACTTCTAAGCCTCACAATGAATCTCCATGTTGA
- the LOC11426055 gene encoding acyl carrier protein 1, mitochondrial, whose product MALRAAILRHVRIPIQSTPKLQPWNGSIRSMSSHDDHITKEEVVERVLSVIKDFPKVDPSKVTPEVHFQKDLGLDSLDNVEIVMALEEEFKLEIPDKEADKIDSCHLAIEYISNHPMSS is encoded by the exons atggcACTGAGAGCAGCTATACTCCGCCATGTTCGTATTCCAATCCAATCCACTCCAAAATTACAACCATGGAATGGTTCCATTCGATCCATGTCTTCACACGACGATCATATCACCAAAGAAGAAGTCGTCGAGCGAGTCCTCTCTGTCATCAAAGATTTCCCCAAAGTTGATCCTTCAAAG GTGACTCCAGAAGTGCATTTTCAGAAGGATTTGGGTTTGGACAGCTTAGACAACGTCGAAATTGTAATGGCACTAGAAGAGGAGTTCAAGCTGGAAATCCCAGACAAGGAAGCTGATAAAATTGACTCTTGTCATCTTGCTATTGAGTATATTTCTAACCACCCCATGTCTAGTTAA
- the LOC11438380 gene encoding transcription factor bHLH18, translated as MEDSLENLISYMEMEDDVILNQSSTTTFDEQEFLKDIILEEPECIELSSYLCSNKTKDNSTTIINVEGDATSPTNSILSFDETSLFCGDYENVETNHKSNNSNSIKSLERSCVSSPATYLLSFGNSSIEPIIEPMSHKTKRRTDESRGVKEATKKVRRSCETVQDHLMAERKRRRELTENIIALSAMIPGLKKMDKCYVLSEAVNYTKQLQKRIKELENQNKDSKPNPAIFKWKSQVSSNKKKSSESLLEVEARVKEKEVLIRIHCEKQKDIVLKIHELLEKFNITITSSSMLPFGDSILVINICAQMDEEDSMTMDDLVENLRKYLLETHESYL; from the exons ATGGAGGATTCACTGGAAAATTTGATTTCTTATATG GAAATGGAAGATGATGTGATCTTGAATCAAAGTAGCACCACCACATTTGATGAGCAAGAGTTTCTCAAAGATATCATCCTTGAAGAACCAGAATGTATTGAACTCTCTTCTTATCTTTGTTCCAATAAAACCAAAGACAATAGTACAACTATAATTAATGTTGAAGGTGATGCTACTAGCCCCACAAATAGTATTTTGTCCTTTGATGAGACAAGTTTATTTTGTGGTGATTATGAGAATGTTGAAACAAACCACAAAAGTAATAACTCCAACTCAATCAAGTCTTTGGAAAGATCTTGTGTTAGTTCTCCAGCCACATACCTTCTATCTTTTGGTAACTCAAGTATTGAACCAATCATTGAACCAATGTCACATAAAACTAAAAGAAGGACAGATGAATCAAGGGGGGTGAAGGAAGCAACAAAGAAGGTTAGAAGATCATGTGAGACAGTACAAGATCATTTGATGGCTGAGAGGAAAAGGAGAAGGGAATTAACTGAGAATATCATAGCACTTTCAGCCATGATACCTGGCTTGAAAAAG ATGGACAAGTGTTATGTACTTAGCGAAGCTGTGAATTACACAAAACAGCTTCAAAAGCGCATTAAAGAATTGGAGAATCAAAACAAAGATAGCAAACCAAATCCAGCAATATTCAAGTGGAAATCTCAAGtttcatcaaataaaaagaAGTCCTCAGAATCACTGCTCGAGGTTGAAGCTAGAGTCAAAGAAAAGGAAGTACTCATCAGAATTCATTGTGAGAAGCAAAAAGACATAGTGCTCAAAATACATGAATTGCTTGAAAAGTTCAATATCACTATAACAAGTAGTAGCATGTTACCATTTGGTGATTCTATTCTTGTAATCAACATTTGTGCTCAG ATGGATGAAGAAGACAGCATGACCATGGATGACCTTGTGGAAAATCTGAGAAAATATCTATTGGAAACTCATGAGAGTTACTTGTGA
- the LOC25498919 gene encoding cytochrome c-2, with protein sequence MELFEPTLPRNRAAGEKIFRSDCAQCHSNIGAVHKQGPNLNGLFGSQSGTTPEYSYCVANKNMSMNWEEKIMDDYLLNPNKYILDTKMVFPALKKPQERVDLIAYLK encoded by the exons ATGGAGTTGTTCGAACCGACACTTCCCAGAAACCGCGCTGCTGGCGAGAAGATCTTCAGGAGTGACTGTGCTCAATGCCACAGCAACATAGGAGCCGTTCACAAACAAg GACCCAATCTGAATGGTTTGTTTGGAAGTCAATCTGGTACAACTCCTGAATATTCATATTGTGTTGCTAACAAGAACATGTCTATGAATTGGGAGGAAAAGATCATGGATGATTACTTGCTTAACCCCAATAAG TATATCCTCGATACGAAGATGGTATTTCCTGCTCTTAAGAAGCCCCAGGAACGTGTTGATCTTATTGCATATCTGAAATAG